One window of the Benincasa hispida cultivar B227 chromosome 3, ASM972705v1, whole genome shotgun sequence genome contains the following:
- the LOC120073564 gene encoding uncharacterized protein LOC120073564, translating to MEECPLIPAHNASQAVRDAYDHWTKANDKTEVYILASLSDVFIMKHKAMIITCQIMESLLEIFGQLSSQIRHETLKYVCNACIKEGQSVKKHVLDLMVHFNVAEMNGTVIDE from the coding sequence atggaggaatgtcctctaatCCCCGCTCATAATGCATCTCAAGCAGTAAGGGATGCTTATGACCACTGGACGAAGGCCAATGACAAGACCGaagtctatatcttggcaagtctgtcTGACGTCTTTATCATGAAACACAAGGCCATGATCATTACAtgtcagatcatggagtccctttTGGAGATATTTGGACAACTGTCCTCTCAGATTCGGCACGAAACCCTCAAGTACGTTTGTAATGCGTGCATAAAGGAAGGCCAATCAGTGAAAAAACATGTTCTTGACCTGATGGTTCACTTTAATGTTGCCGAGATGAACGGTACTGTCATCGACGAGTAG